The Pseudodesulfovibrio sediminis genome includes the window ACATGGTGGCTTCGGTGCCGGAGGAGACCATGCGCATCATTTCCATGGAAGGGATGAGCTTGTTGATCTCTTCGGCCAGAGCGACCTCGCCGAAACAGGGAGCGCCATAGGAGGACCCCATATCCACGGCCTTGTGCGCGGCCTCGGTGACGACAGGGTCCTGATGTCCCAGAATCATGGGGCCCCAGGAGAAAACGTAGTCGATGTACTGCCGCCCTTCCACGTCCCACATGTACGCGCCTTCAGCCCTGTCGATGAAGACCGGCTCTGAGTTCACGTACTTGCACGCACGCAGGGGGGAGTTCACGCCGCCGGGCATGAGGGTCTGGGCCTTTGCGTAGAGAGTCTTGGAGTCCATAATGAGTACCTATTTGAAATAGACCATGGAGGTCTTCTTGAGTTCCTTGAGAGAGCGCAGCACACAGTTGTCGTCGATGCCGACGGCGGCTTCCAGCTCGGCCACGACTTCTTCCGCATGTCCGGGCCGCTCGCCGTGGATCATGGTATAGAAATTATAGGTCCACTCCGGGTAGGTGCGCCGGATGTAGCAGTGGGAAATTTCGGGGCGGGCCGCAAACAGCTCGCCGACCTCTTCGCTCCGTTCGGGCGGCACGCGCCAGGCAACCATGGCGTTGTGGCCGTAGCCCGCCTTCTGGTGTCTGAGTGTCGCGCCGAAACGACGAATGATCTTGCGTTCCTTGAGGTCTGCCAGAAGATTGATGACTTCCTGCTCGGTCGTCCCCACTTCCTCCGCGATGGACTTGAAGGGCTGTGCGGTATCCGGCAGATCCGTACCTGCCAGGGCCAATATTTTTTCTTCGGTCTCGGTAAATTGAATAGCCATGGGAGGGTCTATACCCCCCGTGGACCCCGGATGCAACACTTTGCGCACGTGAAAACACCACCTGGACGCCCCGCAAACACCCCGCCCCGATCTGTCCTCCCCTTGGACCGCAGGTCAACCAGAGCTTGCCACGAACTACATGCGCACGTATGGTTTTAAACCGGACCATGAACGATAAGGAGAATATGCATGAAAGTAGCAGTGCTGGGCGCGGGAGCCTGGGGGACCACATTGGCCAACATGCTGGCCAAAAACGGGGTGGAAACAGTGCTCTGGGCACGCGAAGCGGAAGTCGCCGACGAGATCCGCGCCACCCGCGAAAACAAGACCTTTCTGCCGGGCTTTACCCTCTCGGACAAGCTCGACGTCGAATCCGATCCGGCAATCGCCTTTGCCGGTGTAGACTATTTTCTGCTGGTCATCCCCAGCCAGTTCATCCGCCCTGCGCTCGAAAGCTTCAAGGACGTCCTGCCGGACAACCCGGTCATCGTCTGCGCATCCAAGGGTATTGAACTCAACTCCCTGCTCCCCATGTCCAAGGTCGTGGCCGAAGCGCTTGAGGGCAAACGCCCCCGCTACGCATCCATGTCCGGGCCTTCGTTTGCCGCCGAAGTCTCTGCGGACATGCCCACATCGGTGGCGCTGGGCTGCGAAGACCACGAACTCGGCCGCGAGTTGCAGGAAGCGTTCTCCAACCCGTATTTCCGTGTCTACTACACGCCCGATTATCGGGGTGTGGAGCTGGGCGGCGCGGTCAAGAACGTCATCGCCATTGCCGCGGGCATGGCTGACGGACTGCAGTTCGGACACGACGCACGGGCTGCGCTCATTACGCGAGGACTGGCCGAGCTGAGCCGTCTCGGCATGGCCATGGGCGGTCAGGAGCGCACCTTCATGGGACTGTCCGGCATGGGCGATCTGGTGTTGACCTGTACCGGAGACCTGTCGCGCAACCGACAGGTGGGCCTCAGGCTCGGCCAGGGAGCCAAGCTCGATGAAATCATCGGCGAAATGAAGGCCGTGGCCGAGGGTGTCAAGACGACCAAGGCCCTCCACGATCTGGCCAAAAAACTCAACGTAGACCTGCCTATCACCGAGGAGGTCTACGCCATCCTGTACGAAGACAAAGACCCGGCCACAGCGACCAGAGACCTCATGAGCCGTGACCTCAAAGACGAATAACATCGGAGTGACCATGCGCCAACTCATCCTCTCCCTCTGCCTCGCCATCGGACTCGCCGCCGCCCTTCTCCTGACCGGCTGCTCCAAACCGTGGACACACCCGAACTATTCCGGGGCTGCAGAAGACAGACAATTCAAGATCGACTCCCTGGACTGCGAAGTGATCGCGGGCAAGGAGTTCCCCATAGAAAAGCGCAAGCAGAACGCTCGTTTTTTTGAGTGCATGGCCGCCAAGGGTTGGGACTACCACCCTGACGGCCAAGGGTACCAATTTCAAACCAAGCCCCGCTAACCGGGCAAGGCTGGCATGCAGGATCGACCCGTTCTCGTTCTCGGCTCCACAGGATATGTGGGTGGCCGATTAGTCCATCTCCTTCTGGAAGGGGGCTATACCGTGCGCGCAGCAGGCCGGAGCGTCGACAAGATCAAGGCACGCTCCTGGGGCGACAAGGTCGAGGCCGTACAGGCAGACATGCACGACCTCGACAGCCTGCAACGGGCCGCCGAAGGGTGCGACGCCGCCTTTTATCTGGTCCATTCCATGGGCGCGCCCAGCAGGGATTTCGCCGCGCAGGAACGGGACGCGGCCTACAACATGATCCAGGCCGCGCAGAGCACCGGCCTCAAGCGCATCATCTATCTCGGCGGTCTGGGCGAGGATCATGAAGATCAGCCCTTGTCCAAGCATCTCAAGTCGCGCGCCGAAGTGGGCCGTATCCTCAAGCTGGGATCGGCCAAGGTCACCATCCTGCGCGCCGCCCAGATCATCGGCTCCGGTTCCTCTTCCTTTGAGCTGATACGCTACCTGGCCGACAGACTGCCGGTCATGATCACCCCCAAGTGGGTGCGCACACGGACGCAGCCCATTTCCATACGCAATGTCCTCGGCTACCTCATGGGCTGTCTTGAAAATGAGGCCACAGCTGGACAGACGTTGGATATCGGCGGCCCGGACATTCTTTCCTACGAAGAGTTGTTTCAACTCTATGCCGAGGTGGCCGGACTGAAAAAGCGCCACCTCTTCCCCATGCCCCTGATTTCTCCCCGACTCTCCTCGTTCTGGGTGTCCATGATCACCCCGGTGCCCATGGCCCTGTCCCGCTCCCTCATCGAAGGGTTACGCAATGAAGTGATCTGTCGGAATAACCATATTCGCGACCTTGTACCGCAGGAGCTTGTTCCCTGCTCCGAGGCCATCCGACGCGCATTGGTCAAGACTGAAGACCATTCGGTTGAGACGTGCCTCTTTGACTCGGGCCGCACATGTATGCCCGAATGGGCCACTGCAGGCGACCCCGGTTATGCAGGCGGCACTCAGTTCCAGATGGGATATTCCGCACGCCTTCAGGGCGATCCTGTCAGTGTCTGGAATGTGGTGCAGCGCATCGGCGGCGAACAGGGCTGGTATTTCGGTGATCCTCTCTGGCGACTGCGGGGGTTCATCGACCGGCTGCTGGCCGGTCCCGGCATGCGGCGCAGTGACGCCAATCGTCCGGGCTCTCCCCAGGTTGGCGACGCGCTGGATTTCTGGCGTGTGTTGGCCGCAGACGAAGGACGACGACTGCTTCTGCTGGCAGAAATGCGCCTGCCCGGCGAGGCGCTGCTGGAATTTTCCCTGGACACCCAGTGGGAAAACGCCGTGGACCTGACCATGACCGCCAAGTTCCTGCCCAAGGGGTTGTTCGGTCTGCTCTACTGGTATGCCATGTACCCTTTTCACCTGATTCTGTTCTCCAACATGATCAAGAACATCTCCGACTTGGCGGGCACCCATCTCTATGAACCGCCCCGAAGGATACGCTGAATATATGACCAAGCAATTACGGACCGGAAGGACAACCGGCACATGCGCTGCGGCCGCGGCCATGGCCGGAACCACTGTCCTGTTGACCGGCACATTCCCCACAGAGGTCAAAGTCCCGCTGCCACCCGGCGGCTCTCTGATCGTCCCCATAGAACGCATTGAAAACGATGGTGACACCGTGCGCGTCACGGTCCTGAAGGACGGAGGCGATGACCCGGATGCCACGCACGAATGTGAAATCCAGGCCGTGGTCGTCCTTGATAACCAGACCGCGACTCCGCTGACGATCTCTGTTGACGGCGGCGTGGGCGTCGGTCGGGTCACCCTGCCCGGACTGCCTGTGCCTGTGGGTGAGGCGGCCATCAACCCGGAACCGCTCAAGCAGATAGAACAGGCGGTGCGAAGCTGCGCTCAGTCCATGGAGACCGGACACATTGCCGTCCTGGTGGAAGTCCCCGAAGGCGAACACATCGCCCAAAAGACCATGAACTCCCGACTGGGCATCATCGGCGGCATCTCCATCCTCGGTACGCAGGGCGTGGTCAAGCCGTTCTCCCACGACTCGTGGAAGGCGACCATCGAAAAGGGGCTGGATGTGGCCCGCGCCCAGGGATTGACGCACATCGTCTTCACCACGGGCCGTCGATCCGAACGCTTCTATCAGAGAACCCATCCGGGGCTGCCGGATTTCGCGTTCATCCAGGTCGCCGATTTTTTCGAGTTCGCCATGCAGGCCGCGGCCGAGCGGGGGTTCACTCATGTCTCGTGGTCCGTCTTCTTCGGCAAGCTGGTCAAGCAGGCGCAAGGGCTGCGATATACCCACGCCAAAACCCACGCCGTGGATTTCGGCAGACTGGCGGACTGGTGCGCGGAAGTGGGCGTTCGGGCCTGTTACATGGAAGACATTCGGTCCGCCAACACCGCTGTGCAGGTCCTCGGATTGCTGACAGGAGAGCCGGAACGCGCGCTCCTCATTCAATTACTCCTAAAGCAGGCAACCAAAGCAGCCGATCAGTTTGCAGGAGGAACGTGTTCGGTCGCGTACACGGTATTCGATTTCGAAGGACACAAACTGGCGGAATCCGAGACCGACTAGCAAACAAACAAAACCACAGCGCATGACACTACTTTCCATCGTTGTCCCCAATCATGATTATGGTCGGTTCGCTGATCGTTTTTTTGGCTCCATTGCCGCGCAATCACTGCCGCTTGATGCAGTGGAGGTGCTCTTCATCGACGACGGCAGCACTGACGACTCCGTGGAAAAAGCCCGCCAGTGGTCAAAACGACTTTCCTGTCACCACTTTGCCATCGAAGCCGTAGACAGAATCGGCAGGCCCGGCGCCGTGCGGAACCTCGGCCTGTCCCGCGCCACCGGCGAGTACCTGATCAGCCTGGACCCGGACGACACCCTGCACCCGGATTTTCTCGCCACCTGCATCGCCACCCTGGACGCAAATCCCGATATCCACCTCGTCTACACTGACTACGTTGAGCATACCGGTGAGACCTCCCGCGAGGTGCGCCTGCCAAAGTTCAACCAGGGCCACCTGCGCATGCAAAACACCCTGCCCCCGGTCGCGCTCTATCGAAGGGAAATATGGGACGCCGGGGTACGGTATCGGGAAAACACCGACTACGAGGACTGGGATTTCTGGGTCCAATGCCTGATGACCGGTGCTCGCTTCCACCACATTCCCGTGCCCCGCTACAACTATCAGCTGCACGGCGACAACTTTTCCAATCAGGCACAGAAAAACGACGGACTGGCCAAGGCGCTGATCGTGCTGAACAACCCGGCCTTCTTTCACCCGCTGGTCCGGGAATGGGCAGATGGGTACATGCGTGGCAGACTCCACTCACAGGCCTTTCAACGCGGCCACATACCGACCCCGGACGATGTCCGGGCACTGCTGCGAACCGTGGAAGACACGGTGCTCCAAGCGTCGACATCATAGATTCCAAACAGAAAAGGCTGCGTGAACCCACGCAGCCTTTTCTGTTTGTGTCTTCTTTGAAACCTATTGCTGTTCCGCCTGAAACGCTTCCCAGTCTGCCAGGAATGCGGCCAGCCCCTTATCTGTCAGCGGGTGCTGCATGAGCTGCATGATGGTGGCATAGGGCAGGGTAATGACATCCGCGCCGATGAGGCCGGACTCGATGACGTGCATGGGATGGCGCACCGAGGCCACGAGGATTTTGGTATTGAACGCATAGTTGTCGAACAGGGTGCGCATCTGGTCCACGGCCTCCATGCCGGACTGCCCCAGCCCGTCAAGCCTGCCCACG containing:
- a CDS encoding siroheme decarboxylase subunit beta, with the translated sequence MAIQFTETEEKILALAGTDLPDTAQPFKSIAEEVGTTEQEVINLLADLKERKIIRRFGATLRHQKAGYGHNAMVAWRVPPERSEEVGELFAARPEISHCYIRRTYPEWTYNFYTMIHGERPGHAEEVVAELEAAVGIDDNCVLRSLKELKKTSMVYFK
- a CDS encoding glycosyltransferase family 2 protein → MTLLSIVVPNHDYGRFADRFFGSIAAQSLPLDAVEVLFIDDGSTDDSVEKARQWSKRLSCHHFAIEAVDRIGRPGAVRNLGLSRATGEYLISLDPDDTLHPDFLATCIATLDANPDIHLVYTDYVEHTGETSREVRLPKFNQGHLRMQNTLPPVALYRREIWDAGVRYRENTDYEDWDFWVQCLMTGARFHHIPVPRYNYQLHGDNFSNQAQKNDGLAKALIVLNNPAFFHPLVREWADGYMRGRLHSQAFQRGHIPTPDDVRALLRTVEDTVLQASTS
- a CDS encoding SDR family oxidoreductase; translated protein: MQDRPVLVLGSTGYVGGRLVHLLLEGGYTVRAAGRSVDKIKARSWGDKVEAVQADMHDLDSLQRAAEGCDAAFYLVHSMGAPSRDFAAQERDAAYNMIQAAQSTGLKRIIYLGGLGEDHEDQPLSKHLKSRAEVGRILKLGSAKVTILRAAQIIGSGSSSFELIRYLADRLPVMITPKWVRTRTQPISIRNVLGYLMGCLENEATAGQTLDIGGPDILSYEELFQLYAEVAGLKKRHLFPMPLISPRLSSFWVSMITPVPMALSRSLIEGLRNEVICRNNHIRDLVPQELVPCSEAIRRALVKTEDHSVETCLFDSGRTCMPEWATAGDPGYAGGTQFQMGYSARLQGDPVSVWNVVQRIGGEQGWYFGDPLWRLRGFIDRLLAGPGMRRSDANRPGSPQVGDALDFWRVLAADEGRRLLLLAEMRLPGEALLEFSLDTQWENAVDLTMTAKFLPKGLFGLLYWYAMYPFHLILFSNMIKNISDLAGTHLYEPPRRIR
- the cbiD gene encoding cobalt-precorrin-5B (C(1))-methyltransferase CbiD; amino-acid sequence: MTKQLRTGRTTGTCAAAAAMAGTTVLLTGTFPTEVKVPLPPGGSLIVPIERIENDGDTVRVTVLKDGGDDPDATHECEIQAVVVLDNQTATPLTISVDGGVGVGRVTLPGLPVPVGEAAINPEPLKQIEQAVRSCAQSMETGHIAVLVEVPEGEHIAQKTMNSRLGIIGGISILGTQGVVKPFSHDSWKATIEKGLDVARAQGLTHIVFTTGRRSERFYQRTHPGLPDFAFIQVADFFEFAMQAAAERGFTHVSWSVFFGKLVKQAQGLRYTHAKTHAVDFGRLADWCAEVGVRACYMEDIRSANTAVQVLGLLTGEPERALLIQLLLKQATKAADQFAGGTCSVAYTVFDFEGHKLAESETD
- a CDS encoding NAD(P)H-dependent glycerol-3-phosphate dehydrogenase: MKVAVLGAGAWGTTLANMLAKNGVETVLWAREAEVADEIRATRENKTFLPGFTLSDKLDVESDPAIAFAGVDYFLLVIPSQFIRPALESFKDVLPDNPVIVCASKGIELNSLLPMSKVVAEALEGKRPRYASMSGPSFAAEVSADMPTSVALGCEDHELGRELQEAFSNPYFRVYYTPDYRGVELGGAVKNVIAIAAGMADGLQFGHDARAALITRGLAELSRLGMAMGGQERTFMGLSGMGDLVLTCTGDLSRNRQVGLRLGQGAKLDEIIGEMKAVAEGVKTTKALHDLAKKLNVDLPITEEVYAILYEDKDPATATRDLMSRDLKDE